GCGGTGCCTGCTCCGCAGGGTCAACGGCCAGAAGAGCGGCAGGATCAGCCTGAGCGGGTCGTCGGTGTGGCGCAGCGCCGCGTCCAGGTTGCCCTGCTCGGCGTCCAGCACGGCCAGCCACCTGAGCTGTTCGCCGGTCCGCAGGTGCGGCTCCGCAGTCTCGGCCAGCCCGGTGTAGTAGCGGGCGTGGGCCAGGCGGAGCTCGGGGAGGTCGGCGGCGGCGTACTGCCTGATGGTCTCCAGCATCGTGTAGCGGTCGCCGGAGAGCTGGATGAGCGACTTGTCCACCAGCGAGGAGAGCAGGTCGAGGTCGCCGCCGCACACCCGGGAGATCGCCTCGTACGTGGCACCGCCGGAGAACACCGTCAGGCCGCGGAGCAGCTCGCGCTCGCGCTCGGAGAGCAGGTTCCAGCTCCAGTCGATGACCGCGCGCAGCGTGCGGTGGCGCGGCTCGGACGTACGGCCGCCGCGGAAGGCCAGCCGGTCATCGAGCTGCTCGACCAGCACGGACACCGGCATCGTCCGCAGGCGCGCGGCGGCCAGCTCGATGGCCAGCGGGATGCCGTCGAGCTCGCGGCAGATCCGCACGGCCTCCTCCCGCCTCAGCCTGACGTCGGCCCTGGCGGCGACGGCCCGGTCCATGAACAGCTCGGCCGCCTTCTCCTCCGGCAGCGGCAGCACCTGGTGCAGCGCCTCGCCCGGGATGTCGAGCGGCTCCCTGCTGGTGGCGAGGATCCGCAGCCCTCCTGCCTCGGACAGCAGCCACTGCGCGATCCGGGCGGCGTCCTCGATCACGTGCTCGCAGTTGTCCAGCACGATCAGGGGCGCGGTGCCGCGCAGGGCTCTGGCGAGGTCGGTCGTCCTCAGCACGCTCTCCATGGCGGCCCGTACGTCGGTGGCGGCGGCCAGCTCCACCAGCCACACGCCGTCCGGCACCGCCAGGCCCGCGGCCACCTCCACGGCCAGCCGGGTCTTGCCCGCCCCGCCGGGGCCGACGAGCGTGACCAGCCTGGCGCGGCCGAGGAGCACGTTCAGCCGGGAGACGTCCTCCGACCGGCCGACGAAGCTGGTGAGCCGGGCGGGCAGGTTGGTGCTCGGCTCCTGGTCCTTGAGTGCTTCCAGGTGGGCTTCCCGCAGCTCGGGGCCGGGGTCGACGCCCAGCTCGTCGGCCAGGGCGGCTCTTGTCCGTTCGAAGAGGCCGAGTGCCTCGCCGCGCCGCCCGTTCGCGGTCAGCGCGCGTATGAGCAGGGCGTGGAACGGCTCGCGTAACGGATGGGCGGCGACCAGCTCCTCCAGCTCGGCCACCAGCTCCGTGCGATCCTCGGCTTCGGGATTATCGGCATTGAGGTCGGTGGCGATCCTCGCGGCCAGGGCGGTGAGGCGCAGCTCCTCCAGGCGGGCCGCCGGGGCCTCGGCGAAGGGCAGCTCGTACGCGTCCGCCAAGGCCGTGCCCCGCCACAGCGCCAGCGCCCTGTGCACGTCACCGGCCCGTACGAGCCGCTCGAACGCCCACGCGTCCACCTCGTCCGGCGGCACGTCGAGCACGTATCCGGCCGGATGGGACGTGATCAGGCCGGGCGCCTCCCTGCGGGCCCTGGACACCAGCGACTGCAGCGCCGCCATGGGATGGGCGGGCGGCTCGTCCGGCCACAGGTCGTCGATCAGCCGGTCGGCGGTCACGACGCGGCCGGGGTCCAGCGCCAGCCGCACCAGCAGCACCCGCACCCGAGCACCCGCGACCTCGCTCCCAGCCACCTGAAGCGGCCCCAGGATCCCGACCCGCACCCCGCACTCCCCTCGCGCGCCGACTCCACATTACGACCCCGTCTCGACCCAGCGGCGGGGCGGGACGTTCCCGGTTCGTGAGCTCTGGTGGTTTCCTGGATGTATGCCTGATCTAGTGGTGGACGGCGGCGACAAGCTCTGCGTACAGCTGCTCATCGAGCTGCGCGGGCACGTTCGCGCGGCCGGTCCCGGAGCCGTGATCCACCTGATCGCCGCCGATCCCGCCGCGCCCGTCGACCTGCCCGCCTGGTGCCACCTGACCGGGCACACCTATCTCGGGCCGGTGCCGGGGGCGGAGCGGCCCACGTACGCGCTGCGCGTGGCCGGCGCGGCGAAGGAGACCGAGGCGGCCAAGCCGTGGCACGTGGCTTAAGCGGTTAATTCCCTTACCGGAGGGGGTGCCCTAGAGTATGAGGGTTATCCGGTTCAGAGAGGGAGACCGTGAAGCGACCCACGATCGCCGACATCGCCAGCCGGGCCGGGGTGTCCAAAGTGGCGGTCTCCTACGCGCTCAACGGGCAGCCGGGCGTGTCGGCGGCGACGCGGGCCAGGATCGTGGCCATCGCCGAGGAGATCGGCTGGCAGCCCAACAGCGCGGCGCGGGCACTCAACGGCGCCAGGGCCAACTGCGTCGGCCTCGCGCTCTGCCGTCCCGCGCGCATCCTGGGCGTCGAGCCGTTCTTCATGGAGCTGATCAGCGGCATCGAGGGCGTGCTCGCCGACCGCTCCTACGCGCTGCTGCTCCAGGTCGTCACGGGCCACGAGCAGGAGAGCGAGGTCTACCGGCGCTGGTGGGGTGAGAGCCGGATCGACGGCGTGTTCCTCGTGGACCTGCACTACTCCGACACGCGGGTGGCCGAGCTGGAGCAGCTCGGCATGCCGGTCGTGGTCATCGGCCACCCCTCGGAGTCGGGCTCGCTGTCGGCCATCTGGTCCGACGACGGCGAGGCGGTGCGCGAGACCGTCGGCTACCTGGTGGCGCTGGGCCACCGCCGCATCGCGCGGGTGGCCGGGCTGCCCGAGCTGGTGCACACGACCGTACGCGACCAGGCGTTCGCCCAGGCGTGCGAGGGCGTGGCCGAGCACGTCACCGTGCACACCGACTACACCGGCGAGGAGGGCGCCAGGGCCACCAGGCGGCTGCTCAGCTCTCCCCACCGCCCCACGGCGATCGTCTACGACAACGACATCATGGCTGTGGCGGGCCTGTCCGTCGCCCAGGAGATGCGGGTGGAGGTGCCGCGCGACCTGTCCATCGTGGCCTGGGACGACTCGCCGCTGGCCCAGGTCGTCCGGCCGCCGCTGACGGCGCTCACCCGCGACATCCCCGCGTACGGCGCGCACGCCGCCCAGCGGCTGCTCGCGCTGATCGCGGGCGAGAGCGTGCCCCCGTACGAGGACCAGGCGGCGGTGCTCACGCCGCGCGGCAGCACCGGGCCGGTCCACTCCAGTACGTAGACCTTCGCCCCCCAGGCGCCCGACGGCCGTGCGGCGCCGAGGGTAGGCCGGTCGCACCCGCCCTGTGCGTCCCGGCACGTGCCGCGGGTGGGAGCCGGGCGGCTGGCAGACCGCCGGGTCCCGCACCCGCGGCACGTGCCGTCCCCTCCTTCGCGGCACGCCCCCCGGAGCCGCCCCCGCGTCCCCCGCGCCGGGACGGCTCCAACCATGACGGAGTTCGGGGCAGACCGCCTGAGTACGCCTATACCTAAACGAGATGTGAAATGGCACAAACCGTGACCGAAGCCGCCCGCCGCGTCTTGACAATTTTTTTTGTCGGCACGTACTCTCATCCCAGGGAACGGAGGACATCATGAGCAAGGTCATCTCGGCGGACGGCACCTCCATCGCGTACACCCGCGCAGGCCAGGGCCCGCCGGTCATCCTCGTGGACGGCGCGATGAGCTATCGCGGCCAGAGCATCAACACCGACCTCGCCACCGCGCTGGCCGCGAGTTTCACGGTCTACACCTACGACCGGCGCGGACGCGGTGAGAGCGGCGACACCAGGCCGTTCGCCCCCGAGCGGGAGATCGAGGACCTGGCCGCCCTGGTCGCGGAGGCCGGCGAGGTCCGCCTGTACGGCACGTCGTCGGGCGCCGCCGTGGCGCTGGCGGCCGTCGAGAGCGGGCTGCCGGTCGAGAAGCTGGCACTGTACGAGCCGCCGTTCATCGTGGACGACAGCCGCCCACCCATCCCCGACGACTACGAGCGCCGGCTCGACGAGATGGTGGCCGAGGGCCGCAGCGCCGACGCGGTCCGCTACTTCATGCGCAAGGGCGTCGGCCTGCCGGCGGTGGTCGTGGCCCTGATGCGGTTCATGCCCGCCTGGTCCACGATCAAGGCCGTGGCGCACACGCTCCCGTACGACGCGGCGTTCGTGACCCCGTATGAGCGCGGCACCCCGTACCCGGCGTCGAGCTGGTCCTCCGTGAAGGTCCCCACGCTCGTCATGGACGGCGGCAAGAGCCAGGCGTGGATCCGCAACGCCGCCAGGTCGCTGGCCGAGCTGCTGCCCAATGCCGAGCACCGTACGCTCGAAGGCCAGACCCACATCGTCAAGCCGGCGGCGCTGGCGCCCGTGTTGGAGGGCTTCTTCCGATGAGGTTCCGCGCCACGATCGAGCTGGGTGGCAAGACGGCCACGGGATTCGAGGTCCCCGCCGAGGTCGTCGAGGGGCTCGGCGCCGGGAAGCGGCCCTCCGTGACGGTCACGATCAACTCCCACACCTACCGCAGCACGGTGGCCCCGATGGGCGGCCGGTTCATGCTGCCGCTCAGCGCCGAGAACCGGCAGGGCGCGGGCGTGTCGGCGGGCGAGGAGGTCGAGGTGGAGGTCGCGATCGACGCCGCGCCCCGGGAGGTCGAGGTGTCCGCGGACCTGGCCGAGGCACTCGAGCGCGCCCCCGAGGCGAGGAAGTTCTTCGAGAGCCTGTCCTACTCGCGCAAGCGGCGGTACGTGCTGCAGATCGAGGGCGCCAAGAAGCCGGAGACCAGGCAGCGGCGCGTCGCCGACACGGTCGCCAAGCTCGCCGACGGCATCGGCTGAGGGCGTTCGCCCAGCTTGGGTCCCGTCCGACCCGGCGACAGGCGCGTAACGCAGTGTTCGGCGGGTATGCGGCCACCATGACTGAGGGCTTTGACACCGACCTGCTGTGGGACGAGTTCCACCGGCTGGTGAACATGAACTCCGAGGAGCTGCGCGCGTACCTGCTGGCCGACGCCTCCGGCGAGGACAGCTTCCCGCCCGACCCCGACCTGGGCATCGACGAGCTGGGGCGCGGCGTGCTGCACGTCCTGAGCAAGCGGAAGGGCGACCTCACCGAGGACGACGTCGAGCTGATGCGCCAGGTCGTGGACCTCGTCGAGACCCTGGGCGAGCGGACGGACGACGAGTCACGGCGGGAGCTCATGTCCGTGGGCCACGATCCGCTGAGAGGGTAGGCCGATGGTCGAGCCGCGCCCGTGGATCGAGGGGTACGTACGCGCCTGGAACTCCAACGACCCCGACGACATCTCCGCGCTCTTCACCGAGGACGCCATCTACTACACCGAGCCGTACGGGCCGCCCTGGCAGGGGCGTGACGAGATCGTCTCGCAGTGGCTGGGGCGGCGGGACAAGCCAGGTGAGGCCACATTCGAGTGGCAGCCGGTGACCGTGGCCGATGACGTGAGCGTTATCGAGGGGGTCACTTCATATCCGGACAAAACGTACAGTAACCTGTGGGTGATCAGGTTCGTACCCGACGGCCGATGCCGGGAATTCACCGAATGGTGGATGCGACAGGACGTCAAATGATGCAATGGGCCGAACCGTCTTCATCCGAGGAGATCCGTTGAGAGACAACCTCGACCTCGCCGCGAGCGCCCAGGAACTGGCTGACGCCGCCCCGACGGGATCGATCGACCACGCCGCAGCCTCGTCCGTGGCCATCACGCTGGCCACGACCCGTGACATCTCGCACGCCAGGATGACGCTGGACGGCGTCTCTCCGGACGAGGTCCGGGAGGCGGCGGTGGCGCTCTTCGAACGGCTGTCGGCGGGCGCCTAGCACACGGCCCGGCTCCCCGGTCGCCCTTGCGGAGCACGCGGCCGGGCGTAGGACGCTGCCCTCGATCCCGTACCCGGGGATGCGCGTCCCCGCTCGCGGGTCGAGGGGGCGGGCTAGGAGGCGGGTGCGGTGCGGCGCTCGAACACACGGTTCGTGACGCGCGATGCGACGACCGTGAGCAGCCAGAAGTACTTGCCCCAGGAGGGGCTGGCGAAGCTCACCGGGATCGACAGGAGGAACACCGCCGCCGCCGTGCCCGTGCCGACCACCAACCCGCGCATCCGTTGCGTGGGCGCCTCGGTACGCATGAGGTGAGCGCGGGTCGCGTGCCGCACCATCTGCACCATGAGCAGCGCGATTGCGCTGATGACGACGGCGTACAGGACCGGGCCCAGGATGAGATCCCCGACCTCGCTGCTCACCCGGGTGGCGAACGGCACCACCACGACCAGGAACAGCCAGCCGAGGTTGTACCGCCGCAGTGTGGCGTCCACCACGTGGATCTCGCGGAAGTACTGGTGGTGGGCGACCCAGAACGCGGCGATGACCCCGAAGCTGATCACGAAGTTCAGGTACTCGTCGGGGAGCAACTCCACGAACGAGTGCCAGACCTCGGCGTTCGTCTGCCCATGCGGTACGGGCAGCTCCAGTGCGAGTAGCGTCATCGCGATGGCGATCACCGCATCGGAGAAGAAGACCAGCCGTTCGCGGACATGCCGCCGGTCCTCTTCGTCGGTGAAGTGAGGGGAGACCTGGCTATCCGTCCTGCCCTTATTTGACACGGTTTGCCAGTGTGCCACGGACGCGATCCGCTCGGCATCAACCCGGAGAGGATCAGCGCGCCGGGTCGGTGGCCGGCTCCGGAGGATCGCGGCGGACCTGACCGGTCGCAGCGGCAGGGCGGCCCAGACGGGCTTGTACGGTGCGGCGGGCGAGCTCCGGCGCCCGCGGGTCGCGGTGCAGCTGGATGGCATGGTTCAGGGCCATGGCCGTGCCCAGCAGGTCGAACACGAGCTGGCCGGGATCCGTCCGCTCCGGCAGCTCCCCGGCGTCCACCGCGCGCCCGGCCTCCTTGCGCAGCCGCCCGCGCCAGGCGTCGAACCGGGACTCGACCGCGTCCCGCACCGGTCCCGGCCTGCCGTCGAACTCGTGTGCCGCGGCCACGAAGAAGCACCCGCCGGGGAAGACCTCCCGTTCCAGATACGAGATCCACGCCTCGCAGAGCACCCGCAGCCGGGCCAGGCCGGGCGCGGCGGGAATGGCGGGCTCCCAGACCTCGGCACGGAAGACCTCGCCGGCCCGGGCGAGGACGGCGAGCTGCAATGCCTCCTTGGAGCCGAAATGCCCGAGCACGCCTGCCTTGCTCATGCCCAGGTCGCCGGCGAGGCGGCCGATGGTCAGCCCTTCGAGCCCTTCGGCGGAGGCGATGGCGACCGAGCGGTCGAGGATGGCCGCACGCGTGCTGAGGGCTTCGGCGACGGACTTGCGCGGGCTCATGCCGGTACTTTAGCGTCCGAACGTTCGGTTGCTATAGTCCGGCCTATGAACGGATCACGCCTTGTCGCCACAGGCCACTATCAACCAGCAAAAATCCTGACCAATCAGGATTTGGCGGCCATGGTGGACACCAGCGACGAGTGGATCAGCAAGCGGGTCGGCATCCGTACCAGACATGTGGCCGAGACCGACGAGAGCGTGGCCGACCTCGCCGGGCACGCCGCCGCGAAGGCCCTGGCGGCGAGTGGCCTGGCCGCGTCCGACATCGACCTCCTGCTCATCGCCACCTGCACCCAGACCGAGCGCGCCCCCAACGTCGCCTCCCGCGTCGCCGCCAGGCTCGGCGTGCCGGGCGCGGCGTTGATGGACGTCGGCGTGTCGTGCTCCGGCTTCACCCACGCCCTGGCGCTGGCCGACCAGGCCATCCGTGCGGGGGCGGCCACCAACGCCCTGGTCGTGGGGGCGGACAAGATGACGGCGGTCACCGACTGGACCGACCGGACCACATGCGTGCTGACCGGCGACGGGGCGGGGGCGGCCGTGGTCAGCGCGGCGGCCGAGGCGGAGATCGGCCCGGTGGTGTGGGGCTCGGTGCCGGAGCTCGGCACCGCCGTACGCATCGAGGGCACCCCGACCCGCTTCTCCCAGGACGGCCAGACCGTCTACCGGTGGGCCACCACCCAGCTCCCCGACATCGCCCGCCGGGCGTGCGAGCGCGGCGGCGTACGGCCGGAGGACCTGGCGGCGGTGGTGTTCCACCAGGCGAACCTGCGCATCATCGAGCCCCTCGCGGCCAAGCTGGGGGCGGTCAACGCGATCGTGGCGCGCGACGTCGTGGACTCGGGCAACACCTCCGCCGCGAGCGTGCCACTGGCCCTGTCGAAGCTGCTGGAACGGGGTGAGGTCCCGAGCGGCGCGCCGATGCTCCTCTTCGGCTTCGGAGGCAACCTGTCCTACGCGGGAATGATCGTACGCTGCCCCTGACAGCGCTTCAGGAGATGCCCGGCGGGGAGGTGGAGTCGCGGATGACGAGCTGGCAGGGCATCTTGTGCACCCCCGGCGTCGCCTTGCCGTCGATGGCCGCGAAGAGGTGCTGGGCGGCGGTCCTGCCCAGCAGCTCAAGGTTCATGTCCACCGTGGTCAGCGCGGGCCGGGTCTCCGTGGAGAGCACCTCCCAGTTGTCGTAGCCCACCACCGCGATGTCGTCCGGCACCCGGCGCCCGCGTTCCCTGGCCGCCTCCACGAAACCGGCCGCGATCTGGTCGCTCCCGCAGAACACCGCGTCGATCTCCGGCTCGGCCATCAGCAGCATCTCGGCCGCGTGCCGCCCCCACCGCTGCGACCACGGCCCTGAGAGCGTCTGCCCGGCCTGCGCCACGCCTCCCTCCTCGAGCGCCTGGCGCAGGCCCTCCTCGCGGTCGCGTGCCGCCTTGTAGTGCGTCGGGCCGGTGATATGGGCGATCCTGCGGCGGCCCATGGCCAGCAGGTGGTTGACGGCCATGGCCGCCGCGCCCACGTCGTCCGGCACGAACGACACGTCCTCCGGGTCCTCCGACGGGCCATAGGCGTACACCACCGGGATCGGCAGTTCCTTGCTCACCGACGGCCGCGGGTTCGTGCTCTCGCCCACCACGATCAGCCCGTCCACGCGGCGCGACAGCAGCGCCCGTACGTGGTGCTGCTCCCTGATCGCGTCGCCCCGGGCGTCGCAGAGCAGCACGGCCATCTCGCCGGCCCCGAACGCGTCCTCCGCCCCGAGCAGCACGGGGATGCCGAACCGGCCGACGCTGTCGGAGGTCAGCAGGCCGACCGTGCGCGTCTGCCCCGAGATCAGCCCCCTCGCCAGGGCGTTCGGCTGGAAGGAGAGCTCCGCCGCGGCGGCGAGCACGCGCTCGCGCGTTGCCGCCCGCACGTCCTGGCGCCCGTTGAGTGCTTTGGACGCCGTGGCGATCGAGACCCCCGCCAGCGAGGCCACATCGGAGATGGTCGCCCGCTTAGTCGCCATGTTTCGAAACCCTTTTCGGTCACCTGTGAACTGCCTAGAACCCTAGCACCCATTGACATGGACTCTTGTTTCTTCTACGTTTCCGAAAACCTTTAAGTCCAGGAGCACATCATGAGACGAAGGCTGGCCGGGATCTCCCTACTCGGCGTGTTAGCGCTCACAGCGGCGGCCTGCGGCAGCGGTGGCGGAGGTGGCGGGGGCGCGAAGCCGTCGGAAGGCCCCGTGACGATCACCATGTGGACCCGCGCCGCCACCCAGGCGCAGAGCGAGCGGCTGGTCAAGGCGTACAACGGCAGTCACAAGAACATCCAGGTGAAGCTCACCGTCATTCCTACCGACAACTACCAGCCGCGCATCGCGGCCGCGGCCGGTGCCAAGCAGCTCCCCGACGTGTTCGCAGCCGACGTCATCTTCGTCCCGAACTACACCTCGCAGGGCCTGTTCATGGACATCACGGACAGGATCGCGAAGCTGCCGTACAAGGACGGCCTCGCGCCCTCGCACATGAAGCTGGGCACGCTCGACGGGAAGCAGTACACGCTCCCGCACACCCTCGACCTGTCGGTCTGGTTCTGGAACAAGGACCTGTACCAGAAGGCCGGCCTCGACCCGGAGAAGGGACCGAAGTCGCTGAAGGAGTTCGCCCAGCAGGCCACCACGATCCAGGAGAAGCTGGGCAAGGACGGCAAGGTTCACGGTA
The nucleotide sequence above comes from Nonomuraea helvata. Encoded proteins:
- a CDS encoding beta-ketoacyl-ACP synthase 3, whose translation is MNGSRLVATGHYQPAKILTNQDLAAMVDTSDEWISKRVGIRTRHVAETDESVADLAGHAAAKALAASGLAASDIDLLLIATCTQTERAPNVASRVAARLGVPGAALMDVGVSCSGFTHALALADQAIRAGAATNALVVGADKMTAVTDWTDRTTCVLTGDGAGAAVVSAAAEAEIGPVVWGSVPELGTAVRIEGTPTRFSQDGQTVYRWATTQLPDIARRACERGGVRPEDLAAVVFHQANLRIIEPLAAKLGAVNAIVARDVVDSGNTSAASVPLALSKLLERGEVPSGAPMLLFGFGGNLSYAGMIVRCP
- a CDS encoding BTAD domain-containing putative transcriptional regulator, producing MRVGILGPLQVAGSEVAGARVRVLLVRLALDPGRVVTADRLIDDLWPDEPPAHPMAALQSLVSRARREAPGLITSHPAGYVLDVPPDEVDAWAFERLVRAGDVHRALALWRGTALADAYELPFAEAPAARLEELRLTALAARIATDLNADNPEAEDRTELVAELEELVAAHPLREPFHALLIRALTANGRRGEALGLFERTRAALADELGVDPGPELREAHLEALKDQEPSTNLPARLTSFVGRSEDVSRLNVLLGRARLVTLVGPGGAGKTRLAVEVAAGLAVPDGVWLVELAAATDVRAAMESVLRTTDLARALRGTAPLIVLDNCEHVIEDAARIAQWLLSEAGGLRILATSREPLDIPGEALHQVLPLPEEKAAELFMDRAVAARADVRLRREEAVRICRELDGIPLAIELAAARLRTMPVSVLVEQLDDRLAFRGGRTSEPRHRTLRAVIDWSWNLLSERERELLRGLTVFSGGATYEAISRVCGGDLDLLSSLVDKSLIQLSGDRYTMLETIRQYAAADLPELRLAHARYYTGLAETAEPHLRTGEQLRWLAVLDAEQGNLDAALRHTDDPLRLILPLFWPLTLRSRHREIRQRAESVLRRAGDVPPPGRELAHGLCRVVMGAEPTRAVLESDHPAALNSWAMEMISGGAPPTDVVSRTDRAAERLRDHPDLWTRSAALLIAGIVRFEYGVVAEAEDLLRPALEGLRRTGDRWGQWAGLFWLSLAAENRGDYAAAVALAEEPERLAAELTGPDTSMGVMTFLLRLGQLKGRAGDHAGAAAALEQAWGAAVRSEDRAIVARVMHARAELARRTGRPEEAARLLESALALDVELPAQARAFMYVELARVGEPREPLRRALELMVTCSDSTARATVLEGVAEHLEPGVAAELLGAARALRGIGESAAPHVNELAARCRAALGEDGYRAASERGSTMPNPERYALSPLSSP
- a CDS encoding TMEM175 family protein, whose product is MSNKGRTDSQVSPHFTDEEDRRHVRERLVFFSDAVIAIAMTLLALELPVPHGQTNAEVWHSFVELLPDEYLNFVISFGVIAAFWVAHHQYFREIHVVDATLRRYNLGWLFLVVVVPFATRVSSEVGDLILGPVLYAVVISAIALLMVQMVRHATRAHLMRTEAPTQRMRGLVVGTGTAAAVFLLSIPVSFASPSWGKYFWLLTVVASRVTNRVFERRTAPAS
- a CDS encoding DUF3140 domain-containing protein; its protein translation is MTEGFDTDLLWDEFHRLVNMNSEELRAYLLADASGEDSFPPDPDLGIDELGRGVLHVLSKRKGDLTEDDVELMRQVVDLVETLGERTDDESRRELMSVGHDPLRG
- a CDS encoding LacI family DNA-binding transcriptional regulator, producing the protein MATKRATISDVASLAGVSIATASKALNGRQDVRAATRERVLAAAAELSFQPNALARGLISGQTRTVGLLTSDSVGRFGIPVLLGAEDAFGAGEMAVLLCDARGDAIREQHHVRALLSRRVDGLIVVGESTNPRPSVSKELPIPVVYAYGPSEDPEDVSFVPDDVGAAAMAVNHLLAMGRRRIAHITGPTHYKAARDREEGLRQALEEGGVAQAGQTLSGPWSQRWGRHAAEMLLMAEPEIDAVFCGSDQIAAGFVEAARERGRRVPDDIAVVGYDNWEVLSTETRPALTTVDMNLELLGRTAAQHLFAAIDGKATPGVHKMPCQLVIRDSTSPPGIS
- a CDS encoding YdeI/OmpD-associated family protein, producing MRFRATIELGGKTATGFEVPAEVVEGLGAGKRPSVTVTINSHTYRSTVAPMGGRFMLPLSAENRQGAGVSAGEEVEVEVAIDAAPREVEVSADLAEALERAPEARKFFESLSYSRKRRYVLQIEGAKKPETRQRRVADTVAKLADGIG
- a CDS encoding alpha/beta hydrolase, whose protein sequence is MSKVISADGTSIAYTRAGQGPPVILVDGAMSYRGQSINTDLATALAASFTVYTYDRRGRGESGDTRPFAPEREIEDLAALVAEAGEVRLYGTSSGAAVALAAVESGLPVEKLALYEPPFIVDDSRPPIPDDYERRLDEMVAEGRSADAVRYFMRKGVGLPAVVVALMRFMPAWSTIKAVAHTLPYDAAFVTPYERGTPYPASSWSSVKVPTLVMDGGKSQAWIRNAARSLAELLPNAEHRTLEGQTHIVKPAALAPVLEGFFR
- a CDS encoding TetR/AcrR family transcriptional regulator; this translates as MSPRKSVAEALSTRAAILDRSVAIASAEGLEGLTIGRLAGDLGMSKAGVLGHFGSKEALQLAVLARAGEVFRAEVWEPAIPAAPGLARLRVLCEAWISYLEREVFPGGCFFVAAAHEFDGRPGPVRDAVESRFDAWRGRLRKEAGRAVDAGELPERTDPGQLVFDLLGTAMALNHAIQLHRDPRAPELARRTVQARLGRPAAATGQVRRDPPEPATDPAR
- a CDS encoding sulfurtransferase TusA family protein, yielding MPDLVVDGGDKLCVQLLIELRGHVRAAGPGAVIHLIAADPAAPVDLPAWCHLTGHTYLGPVPGAERPTYALRVAGAAKETEAAKPWHVA
- a CDS encoding LacI family DNA-binding transcriptional regulator, whose protein sequence is MKRPTIADIASRAGVSKVAVSYALNGQPGVSAATRARIVAIAEEIGWQPNSAARALNGARANCVGLALCRPARILGVEPFFMELISGIEGVLADRSYALLLQVVTGHEQESEVYRRWWGESRIDGVFLVDLHYSDTRVAELEQLGMPVVVIGHPSESGSLSAIWSDDGEAVRETVGYLVALGHRRIARVAGLPELVHTTVRDQAFAQACEGVAEHVTVHTDYTGEEGARATRRLLSSPHRPTAIVYDNDIMAVAGLSVAQEMRVEVPRDLSIVAWDDSPLAQVVRPPLTALTRDIPAYGAHAAQRLLALIAGESVPPYEDQAAVLTPRGSTGPVHSST
- a CDS encoding nuclear transport factor 2 family protein, with product MVEPRPWIEGYVRAWNSNDPDDISALFTEDAIYYTEPYGPPWQGRDEIVSQWLGRRDKPGEATFEWQPVTVADDVSVIEGVTSYPDKTYSNLWVIRFVPDGRCREFTEWWMRQDVK